GACGTCATCTTGTTTGATCACATGCTTTGGTTGAGAGTTAAATATGGTTCAGATTTAAACTTTTTATAGAGAAGGAAACTGAGGAGTTCGTTTTTAGGACCATAAATTTTGAGTATTGAAGGGGAACAACATAGCCAAGTGGCTTAGGAGATTTTGGTTAGATTCACAAAGAAAAGTTAAGGGTTCTCATAAAGTGGGTTTCTTGACAAGCAAATAGTTAATGAATGTTTTGGCTGAGCATTGAGAAAAGGGAGAGTAGGATATGGGTAAATTGTCGACTCAAAAGTCTGGTGTGAAGGTTTCATTGAGTTATATTCCTTAGATTGTTCAAGTGAAGAGTGAGTTAGTAGCAGAATATTTTCTAGATGGCATCAAGACCTCATTCTTTCAGCAGGCTGAAGCATCAAGGTTTTAAGTTGGCTGTGAAGTTATTTAGGGACCTCCTTTTGATTGAATCAATTTtcttgtttaatttcttttaggtCTTTTTGGTAGCAAATCTCTGTTTGGACTGTGGTTCGTGGGTTCATGAGTTGTTGGTGATCAAGCTTTTGCTTTCCCTCCATCTTTCagactttttttaatttttttttttaaagttggtgTTACGGCGGGGATGCATGCCAATTGTCCCTAGAATTGTTGTTTTTAAAATGAGGAGGAAGAAGTGGAGTTTGAGGGGTTCAAGCAAGCCAGTGATGATGATAAGGAAAACCCTCCTAGAGTTGTCATTAGTGGAAAGAATGGGCAGATTAGAAGTGGGTTTTTGGTGGAAATGAATGTGATTTAGCCGATGGTGAAAAAAAGTGTGAGTTTGCATAGAATAGGAATGTGTACATTCGGGATAGTACTTGCTTAGATCAAGGAGAGCCTGTGAAAAACCCTAGCAAAGAACTAGAAGAAGTTAAAGGGTTTTCCTTGGgacaatgaggatgatgaggaggcACTCTTCGATCATGGAAGTTCACTAGTCTAGAGTCCAGACCagtgaatggaaaagaaaggcaAGAATCATGTTGAGAAGTGACGGTAATTATGACATTAGAGACCATAATTTTGGTCAAAATGAGAATTATGTATTCCCAGCCATTAGAGATCATAATCAGCCTTCGAATATGATATCCAAAGCCAATTTGATTGAAAAGAGAGATAATGAGAATTATGTATTCCCAGCCATTAGAGATCATAATCAGCCTTCGAATATGATATCAAAAGCCAATTTGATTGAAAAGAGAGATGCTATGAAGATTGTGATGTAAAATGCAATGGTCGGATTTTAGTCCTGCAAATTTTTGAGACAAGGCCTTCTCTCCCATTTGGATACACagtttaaatgagatgagatgaaatattttgaacagtaataaaatttttaagttaagatgagatgaaatagtttgtaaaaaaatatatgtttggatagtgagataagatgagatagtttttaatttttgaaatttgaaaaaggtgtagGTCTCACTATTTAATAATAGTAGCCGAATTATCTACTGATTACATACTGTTCACACATTATTCATGTCAAATTGTATTGTTCGTATACTATTTATGTACTGTTTATGTATTGTTTATGTtagatttttactatttatatattatttattattgtttatttaagaagatatttttaaaatttagaaataaaatataatacgtTTGAACAGAAAAAACTAGATGAGATCTCATCTATGTTGGCCATCCGAACCGATGTCTTTTTTCTCCGTTGTTTTTCCGTTTCAGCCCGTCGGAGAAAGGGAAGTGAGCTGGACGTTACTTCTTGTGCGTTGTCTTTATTTCCCACTCGGAAATAGTGCTTTGGGTTGGTCATTGTAACCTGTAAACTGCTTAGAAAATACTAACGTTTACAACTTTACTGATTATCTGATTCGTTACATTTGCAACCTCATGATTTGTAGTGATTAATGATGtttttattacaacttttttggAGCATGCGATATAATACTctctaaataattttatttgaaaatttttatattatgtatattttatatttaatttaaaagatatattttaaaatttaatcttataaattaaattatgtcacttACGAGAAATGTTAGGTCAATATAAAacacaataaatatatattatataatattttcttcttacacattttaatttaaattgtttgtcgaataaaaataataggcttacaacttatttataatttatagataattttaaatataataatacttttaattaaatttaagtatattaaattaaaagtaaaaattaaaagaatatttaaaagaatattattttattagataaTTATAAACAATTTGTTATACAATAAGAgctctattatttttataaaaataattctagGTTAGAATGGTgagatgtgaatttttttattttagatgaaagttaaaagttgaataaaatattattttttaatattattattgttttaagatttaaaaaaattaatttaagatttaaaaaaattaaattatttattatattttatataaaaatttaaaaaaattataataattagataaaatgatatgaaaattttatcccCCAAACCTACTAGAAAAGGGTTCTTACAAGCTTTGAACAGTTGCCATGAAACTTCTCAGCAGTTAAAAACCTTCAAGAATTAATCTATAATAACTTTTCGAATGGCCCAGCTTGAGCATTGCTGGGCGAAAGACCTTACATCTTAGAAACGACCCAAAAGGAGTGAAATTGATGAATGGCGCATCTCATGCCCTCTCAAAAACCAAGCACCTTCTCGCCACGACCACTGCCCAGTGCCAGTCACTGTTCCGAAACTTTGCAGCCACTCGTTCCCTCACGAAAATTAAACAACTCCATGCCCATACTATCATCTCGGGCCTCCTCTCCTCCTCATACTCCACCAAGATTCGCTCAGCCGTCGCCGCAGCGTATGCTTTATGTGGGGACGTTCGATTTGCTCGTAAACTGTTCGATGAAGTTTCCGACCggagtttatttttgtataacgTCGTGATAAGAATGTACATACAAAACGGTCTACCGTATTACGCACTTAATGTATTTGTTCAATTGCTCGCTTCGGGGCAGTGCCGGCCCGATAACTTTACGTACCCATTTGTTATTAAGGCGTGCGGTGACTTGTCGTTGCTTAATGTAGGTGTTGTAGTTCACGGGCGAACACTGATGGTTGGCTTTGATTCGGACACGTTTGTGCAGAATTCTTTGTTGGCGATGTACATGAACTGTGGGGAGAAGGAAGCAGCGAGACAGGTTTTCGATATGATGCGGGAGTGGAGTGTTGTGTCTTGGAATACCATGATTAATGGGTATTTTAGAAATGGGTGTCCAAAGGAAGCCACGATGATTTTTAATTGGATGATGGATGTGGGAGTGGAGCCTGATTGTGCCACCATGGTCTCAGTGTTGCCAGCTTGTGCTTACTTTAGGGATTTGGTATTGGGAAGAGGGATTAATGCATTACTCGAAGAGAAAGGTTTGGGGAAGAATATAGCAGTGAAGAATGCCCTGTTAGATATGTATGCAAAGTGCGGCAGCATGGATGAAGCAAGGTTAGTTTTTGATAACATGGGTGAGAGGGACGTGGTCACGTGGACAACCATGATTAATGGGTATATTTTGAATGTCGATGCAAGGAGTGCTTTGTCCCTTTGTCGGCTCATGCAGTCTGACGGGGTAAGACCCAATTCAGTAAGTATAGCTTCCCTTCTTTCAGCATGTGGCAGTTTGTGTTCTATTGAGTACGGTAGGTGCTTGCACGGGTGGGCAATAAGGCAAAAGATTGAGTCGGATGTTATTGTGGAGACTGCATTGATTGACATGTATGCAAAATGCAAAAAAGTTGACCTCATCTTTCGAGTGTTTGGTAAAACTACGAAAAAACGAACGGTCCCTTGGAATGCTCTTCTTTCTGGATGTATTCATAATGGACTTGCAATAGAAgcaatgaaaattttcaaacaactgCTAATGGAAGCAGTACAACCTAACGAAGCAACCTTGAATAGTCTCCTTCCAGCATACGCTATTCTTGCAGATTTGCAGCAAGCATCGAATATACACTGTTACCTGGTAAGATCTGGGTTTCTTGCAAGCATCGAAGTTGCTACTGGTATGATTGACATATACTCAAAATGTGGAAGCTTAGAATCTGCTCACCAAATTTTTAGCGGAGTTCCTGAAAAGAGAAGGGACATCATCCTGTGGAGTGTGATAATAGCTGGTTATGGAGTTCATGGTCATGGTGAGATTGCTGTGTCACTTTTCTATCAGATGGTTCAATCTGGGGTAAAACCCAACGAAGTCACTTTCACTTCTGTATTGCATTCATGCAGCCATGCAGGTCTGGTGGATAAGGGTTTGCATTTGTTCAAGTTCATGCTTGAAAATTACCAAATGAGTCCTTGTCCTGATCACTACACATGCATTATTGATCTTCTTGGTCGTGCTGGTCGGCTGATTGAAGCTTATGATCTAATTAGAACAATGCCATTTAAGCCTAACCATGCTGTTTGGGGAGCACTGCTTGGTGCTTGCGTGATACATGAGAATGTTGAACTAGGGGAGGTGGCCGCAAAGTGGCTTTTTGAGCTTGAGCCAGAAAACACAGGAAATTATGTATTGATGGCAAAAATTTATGCCGCACTGGGCAGGTGGAAAGATGCTGAGAATGTGAGAGGCATGATGAATGAGATAGGCTTAAGAAAAGCACCTGGCCACAGTTTGGTTGATGTCAGAAATCTGTGAAATAGATATGGATTTTCTgcttaaaaatgaaaatggatgtCCTTAAGCAGTTCGATATTCCAATCAAAAGTTGAGGTTCATACCTAGATTGAAGATGTTCAATTACAGGAAATGATAGATCTGCATAAATTGAAGACTTTGGTTGTGTAGAAAGGATTCTCTTTTAGAGAGTGGGGAATGCCTTTCTGCATATAGTCCTATAATCTAGATCATGAAAGTGAGCTCTCAGAATTAACCAGTGATACCATTGTTTCATTTACTTTTGCCTTGCAAGTGGATTTTTTGTAATATCATTGTCTGAAAAGACAATTGCTTGGTCAAACAGAAGGCTAATCATCATTATGAATGGAGGGATTTCCCATTccttttaataatattctacCTATTTGTGGACGTATGGGAATTATTTAAGTTGAAACATGGTAATTGATAAAGATTGTAGGGATATGGGTATGCATTTGAATCATTCATGTTATCCTTAAAAttgtagcggtaaagccacttttatggacttttatgggtcaaaaatggtggctagttgacaacctacatcaagtttgcgttcacatttgcttccgccatcttccacttgcttccgccatcttccaccgccaaagccacctttatgggtcaaaaatggtggctagttgacaacctacatcaagcttgcgttcacatttgcttccgtcatcttccacttgcttccgccatcttctaCCTCCTTTAACtcttataaatacatgtttttgcttttagaaacctatcctattttgaaagaaaaatttagagaaagagagagagttttagagagaaaaatagtaaggtttctcctatatattgtctttccttttataataaagagtgagttttctccttttataagagagggtattgtcaattgtgctctccttattcaagagagaaattcttgtaatccttttgctataagtgaaattcttctacaattggagttccttattattttttttattctttctcatttctacttcaattgtaattgtatgccccgtacTACAACCTCCtaacagtggtatcagagcatcaggTTTATAGCCGGTTTTCGTGCTACAGTTAGATCCAGTTAGTGGAAAGGAGACATCTACAATAATGGCGACGAAGTACGAAATAGAGAAGTTCAATGGGAGTAATTTCTCattgtggaaaatgagaataaaagcaattttgagggaagataattgcttgacggcaattggagataggcccgatgagatcactgacgacggcaagtggaacgagatggatggcaatgctattgctaatctgcacctagcactagctgatggagtattgtcaagtgtggcggagaaaaagacagcaaaagagatatgggatactctgacaaaattgtacgaggccaaatcactatacaacaaaattttcttgagaagaaaactctacacccttcggatgatggagtcaactatggtgacaaaccacatcaacacccttaacactttattttcacagctcacagcaatggggcataacatagagacgggtgaacgtgctgaaattctacttcaaagtctacctgattcgtatgatcaactcatcatcaacttaaccaacaacattgaagttctagtcttcgatgatattgcagctgcggttcttgaagaagaaagtcggcgcaaaagcaaagaagatagaCCAGGAGGTTCACAGCAAACCGAAGCTTTGGTAATGATGAGAGGGAGATCAACGGAACGTGGCCCCAGTGGGAGTCAAAATCAGAGTAGATCAAAATTCAG
This is a stretch of genomic DNA from Carya illinoinensis cultivar Pawnee chromosome 3, C.illinoinensisPawnee_v1, whole genome shotgun sequence. It encodes these proteins:
- the LOC122303089 gene encoding pentatricopeptide repeat-containing protein At5g39350-like gives rise to the protein MNGASHALSKTKHLLATTTAQCQSLFRNFAATRSLTKIKQLHAHTIISGLLSSSYSTKIRSAVAAAYALCGDVRFARKLFDEVSDRSLFLYNVVIRMYIQNGLPYYALNVFVQLLASGQCRPDNFTYPFVIKACGDLSLLNVGVVVHGRTLMVGFDSDTFVQNSLLAMYMNCGEKEAARQVFDMMREWSVVSWNTMINGYFRNGCPKEATMIFNWMMDVGVEPDCATMVSVLPACAYFRDLVLGRGINALLEEKGLGKNIAVKNALLDMYAKCGSMDEARLVFDNMGERDVVTWTTMINGYILNVDARSALSLCRLMQSDGVRPNSVSIASLLSACGSLCSIEYGRCLHGWAIRQKIESDVIVETALIDMYAKCKKVDLIFRVFGKTTKKRTVPWNALLSGCIHNGLAIEAMKIFKQLLMEAVQPNEATLNSLLPAYAILADLQQASNIHCYLVRSGFLASIEVATGMIDIYSKCGSLESAHQIFSGVPEKRRDIILWSVIIAGYGVHGHGEIAVSLFYQMVQSGVKPNEVTFTSVLHSCSHAGLVDKGLHLFKFMLENYQMSPCPDHYTCIIDLLGRAGRLIEAYDLIRTMPFKPNHAVWGALLGACVIHENVELGEVAAKWLFELEPENTGNYVLMAKIYAALGRWKDAENVRGMMNEIGLRKAPGHSLVDVRNL